A region from the Stygiolobus caldivivus genome encodes:
- the rtcA gene encoding RNA 3'-terminal phosphate cyclase — protein MIEIDGSFGEGGGQILRTSLTLSAITKKPFRIYNIRARRQKPGLQRQHLTAVEAVKALTNAKVKGDFVGSTELLFEPYEIAERGNFTFDIGTAGSVTLVLQTILPLILNRQIEVKLIGGTDVPKSPSVDYIRLIFLPILQKIGINGDILVNKRGHYPEGGGEVILRNFRGQPNSFSITNFGKLVKIIGISHVSSLPSHIAERQRSSATSKLSQLGVEISIDLDIREKEISKGSGITLGAIGELSIIGADALGEKGKRAERVGEEAAENLLRELKSGAATDSHMGDMLMLYASLYNGEYSSSYLTQHAKTNAEVIKKFLNVDIELMGESPFKFRAKRSK, from the coding sequence ATGATTGAGATAGACGGCTCATTTGGTGAAGGTGGGGGTCAGATATTAAGGACTTCATTAACTCTCTCAGCGATAACAAAAAAACCTTTCAGGATTTATAACATTAGGGCGAGGAGGCAAAAACCAGGTTTACAAAGGCAGCACTTGACAGCAGTAGAGGCTGTAAAGGCCCTCACTAATGCTAAAGTCAAAGGGGACTTCGTAGGTTCTACAGAATTATTATTCGAGCCCTATGAAATAGCAGAACGCGGCAACTTCACTTTTGATATAGGAACAGCGGGTAGCGTTACCCTTGTGCTACAGACTATTTTGCCCCTAATCTTAAACAGACAAATAGAAGTAAAACTGATAGGGGGGACTGATGTCCCTAAATCTCCCTCTGTAGATTATATCCGATTAATATTCCTACCTATTCTGCAAAAGATAGGGATCAATGGAGATATATTAGTAAATAAGAGGGGACATTACCCTGAAGGAGGAGGGGAAGTAATATTAAGAAACTTTAGAGGCCAACCCAACTCATTTTCTATTACTAACTTTGGAAAGTTAGTAAAAATTATAGGCATTTCTCACGTATCGTCGTTACCGTCCCATATTGCGGAGAGACAAAGATCCTCCGCGACCTCCAAATTATCTCAATTAGGAGTAGAGATATCCATAGACCTTGACATCAGAGAAAAGGAGATAAGTAAAGGGAGCGGGATTACGCTAGGCGCGATAGGAGAGTTAAGTATTATTGGAGCTGACGCGCTCGGTGAGAAAGGTAAGAGGGCAGAGAGGGTAGGAGAAGAAGCTGCCGAGAACCTACTTAGAGAACTGAAATCTGGAGCCGCTACAGATAGCCATATGGGAGATATGTTAATGCTCTACGCGTCATTATATAACGGTGAGTATTCGTCTTCATATCTTACACAACATGCTAAGACCAATGCTGAGGTCATAAAAAAGTTCTTGAACGTGGATATTGAACTAATGGGCGAATCTCCGTTTAAATTCAGGGCTAAGAGGAGCAAATAG